A window from Rana temporaria chromosome 8, aRanTem1.1, whole genome shotgun sequence encodes these proteins:
- the LOC120909779 gene encoding NACHT, LRR and PYD domains-containing protein 12-like → MTDPELCGQSGVTMTTPPLTERKSKYLASIKEVFQPIGEHACHQGKVVGGRYPRLRPLKINKGEHPTIPFSGTLLQQAEVTKSSERYSPSSVQDLFVPDGSGFVPKTLVLVGPPGIGKTLTTQRIMLDWASGKLYADQFNFVFYLSGRQINKITGNINIEGLVTKSTKLQFSENLIKSALDDSSKVLIILDGFDELEWTLDDDGEDYEDPFVQTHKESLLRCLLSKEILSDVSLLITSRSMSLKKMKDFARSSSSVELLGFSEGDLEQFFHHFFNNKDQAEQAFSVLKGNQVLLGLSSVPLTCWLVCRILKAGMKDELGSANCKTLTSVYLSYLRSLLLNPGSTQPILQCLKNLCALANDGILNQSSLFDGEDLGRNGLTLSEVASVFPNDSIFQKNVEDPTNYSFIHTSVQEFFAALYYVLGEDAEVKETNGVTGDAFLPRVCSGRSLFYQPKRHPYLSSTIRFLFGLLNNKQLKELAEVVGSSVSLKAKSAMEKWLTAGKPSEFGPDALTCFYEAQDEALRSQAFSAPDLLFQMCFYSSFMENVHIREMLYCLGDRASFGSICLEDHLMRPKDLALLAPFFHGSSKLSFTRCGFAEDFETGGKASCLSNPDSKIKELEFYVCVVPPSFFEDLCSLISSSRSLAKLVISHHILEDSIFTIFCCGLRQPGCTLRELSLEDCNLTATSCEILGSALKENRSLHKLDLALNKIEDDGVKFLCEGLKDPGCTLQELRMEFCELTPACGDFLSSALMTNRSLTTLYLRDCSLHDSGTKLLCQALRQPGCTLKELVLFDVNLTSASCEDLRSVILTNRTLTSLNVRDNNLGDSGVKLLCEGLRDPGCTLQELILTSCELTQASCEDLRSVLLTNRSLTKLSLTWNSLEDSGVKVLCEGLRDPRCPLQELNLYGCDLSSSSLEDLSSVITTSRSLTKLDLAGNKFTDSGVKPLCEALRNPGCTLQTFRGGYCELTASCAEEVMAVINTNRSLNELEVTSEVEAPPADLDSLLAKFEHPSITVEKNDTQDGLFIYIKYKKQE, encoded by the exons AACGGAAGTCCAAATATCTGGCATCTATTAAAGAGGTCTTCCAACCTATCGGAGAGCATGCCTGCCACCAGGGCAAGGTTGTAGGTGGGAGATATCCCAGGCTCCGCCCCCTTAAGATTAACAAGGGGGAACATCCCACAAtccctttttctggcactttacTTCAGCAGGCGGAGGTCACCAAGTCCTCAGAGCGATATTCCCCATCCAGTGTCCAGGACCTGTTTGTCCCTGATGGCAGCGGATTTGTCCCCAAGACTCTGGTGTTGGTGGGGCCTCCTGGAATCGGTAAAACTCTGACCACACAGAGGATCATGCTGGACTGGGCCTCTGGAAAGCTCTACGCCGACCAGTTCAATTTTGTGTTCTATCTGAGCGGcagacaaataaataaaattaccgGCAATATCAATATTGAAGGACTTGTGACCAAAAGCACCAAGCTGCAGTTCTCAGAGAATCTGATCAAGTCGGCTCTCGATGATTCCTCCAAGGTTCTGATCATTCTGGATGGATTTGATGAGTTGGAGTGGACCCTGGACGATGACGGTGAGGACTATGAAGACCCCTTCGTGCAGACCCACAAAGAATCCCTTCTAAGATGCCTATTGAGCAAAGAGATCCTCAGCGACGTCTCATTGCTCATTACATCCAGATCAATGTCCCTCAAGAAGATGAAGGACTTTGCTCGGTCCTCTTCTTCTGTAGAACTTCTGGGGTTTTCAGAGGGAGATCTCGAACAATTTTTCCACCATTTCTTTAACAACAAAGATCAGGCAGAGCAGGCTTTCTCTGTGCTGAAAGGGAACCAAGTTCTGTTGGGTTTGAGTTCGGTCCCTTTGACCTGTTGGCTTGTCTGTAGGATACTGAAGGCGGGAATGAAGGATGAGCTTGGCTCAGCAAACTGTAAAACTCTCACCTCCGTGTATCTCTCTTATCTAAGAAGCCTCCTCCTCAATCCAGGCAGCACCCAGCCAATACTCCAGTGTCTGAAGAACCTATGTGCGTTGGCCAATGACGGGATCCTGAATCAGAGTAGCTTGTTTGATGGGGAGGATCTTGGAAGGAATGGACTGACTCTATCAGAGGTGGCTTCTGTTTTCCCAAATGATAGCATTTTCCAAAAGAATGTGGAAGACCCAACCAACTACAGCTTCATTCACACGAGTGTTCAGGAATTCTTTGCTGCTTTGTATTATGTGCTGGGAGAAGATGCAGAGGTTAAAGAGACCAATGGGGTAACTGGAGATGCATTCCTCCCAAGAGTCTGCAGTGGAAGATCCCTGTTTTATCAGCCTAAACGTCACCCTTATTTAAGCTCAACCATACGTTTCCTCTTTGGCCTCCTCAATAACAAGCAGTTGAAGGAGCTTGCAGAGGTCGTTGGGTCTAGCGTTTCTTTAAAAGCCAAATCCGCCATGGAAAAATGGCTGACAGCCGGCAAACCCTCTGAATTCGGCCCTGACGCACTAACCTGCTTCTACGAAGCTCAGGACGAGGCGTTGCGTAGCCAAGCGTTCAGTGCCCCGGACCTGCTGTTCCAGATGTGTTTTTACAGCTCATTCATGGAGAATGTTCATATTCGAGAGATGTTGTATTGTCTGGGAGATCGGGCGAGCTTTGGCTCTATCTGTCTGGAGGATCATCTGATGCGACCCAAAGACTTGGCGTTGCTGGCTCCCTTCTTCCATGGATCTTCAAAGCTTTC CTTTACACGGTGTGGCTTTGCTGAGGACTTTGAGACCGGTGGAAAGGCTTCCTGCCTGTCCAACCCAGACAGCAAGATCAAAGAACTGGA GTTCTATGTTTGTGTGGTCCCCCCGTCCTTCTTCGAGGATCTCTGTTCTCTTATTTCTTCCAGCCGATCGCTCGCCAAACTTGTCATAAGCCACCACATTCTGGAGGACTCCATTTTCACAATCTTCTGTTGTGGTCTGCGCCAGCCGGGCTGTACCCTGCGGGAGCTGTC GCTTGAAGACTGCAACTTGACCGCCACGAGCTGCGAGATCCTTGGCTCCGCCCTTAAAGAAAACCGCTCTCTGCACAAGTTGGATCTGGCGCTAAATAAAATTGAGGACGATGGGGTGAAATTTCTATGTGAGGGGCTGAAGGATCCAGGCTGTACCCTGCAGGAGCTGAG GATGGAATTCTGTGAGCTGACTCCGGCCTGTGGGGACTTCCTCAGCTCTGCTCTGATGACCAATCGGTCGCTCACCACCTTATATCTGAGAGATTGCAGCCTCCATGACTCCGGGACCAAGCTGCTGTGTCAGGCGCTCCGCCAGCCAGGCTGCACTCTGAAGGAGCTGGT GTTGTTTGACGTGAACCTCACCAGCGCGTCCTGCGAGGATCTACGATCGGTGATTCTTACAAACCGGACCCTGACCAGCCTGAATGTGAGGGACAACAACCTTGGGGACTCCGGAGTAAAGCTCCTCTGTGAAGGACTGCGTGACCCGGGCTGTACCCTGCAGGAGCTGAT ATTAACTTCCTGTGAGCTGACCCAGGCGTCCTGCGAGGACCTCCGCTCAGTCCTCCTCACCAACCGATCTCTGACCAAACTGAGCCTCACCTGGAATAGTCTGGAGGATTCTGGAGTGAAAGTTCTGTGTGAAGGGCTGAGAGACCCACGCTGCCCCCTGCAGGAGCTGAA TCTGTACGGATGtgacctgtcctcctcctccctggaagatctctcctctgtgatcaccACCAGCAGATCTCTCACCAAACTGGATCTGGCAGGAAATAAGTTCACTGACTCCGGAGTGAAGCCGCTATGTGAGGCCCTCCGGAACCCCGGCTGTACGCTGCAGACGTTCAG GGGGGGCTATTGTGAGCTGACCGCTTCCTGCGCTGAGGAAGTCATGGCCGTCATAAATACAAACCGCTCTCTGAATGAGTTGGAAGTAACAAGTGAGGTTGAAGCACCCCCTGCAGATCTGGACTCACTGTTGGCAAAATTTGAACACCCGTCCATCACCGTGGAGAAGAACGA TACCCAGGATGGACTCTTCATCTACATCAAATACAAGAAACAAGAGTGA